A single window of Thalassoroseus pseudoceratinae DNA harbors:
- a CDS encoding creatininase family protein, with amino-acid sequence MKYMEMTATQLAKVDRQETLVIVPIAAVEQHGPHMPVGTDTVLCTAVAEAAEQELPSQVLVTPTVWLGASSHHLRFGATLDADLDTHITVLCDIAVSLLDDGFTRVLFLNGHGGNVDPMRVAARKLQPMYQNAVIAAGSYWDVAVAEREQLLKGDHKFVGHACEFETALMLHVRPELVDKQFCSNAGELVPSEVGDIFVSRDMTQRTQAGFTGRPDLATAETGEKLFQAIVTNLEATIQSLLSQPLGDSYKDFVS; translated from the coding sequence ATGAAGTACATGGAAATGACCGCGACTCAACTTGCGAAAGTTGATCGTCAAGAAACCCTCGTCATCGTGCCGATTGCTGCTGTCGAGCAGCACGGTCCACATATGCCTGTGGGCACCGATACGGTTCTTTGTACGGCGGTTGCTGAAGCGGCGGAGCAAGAACTGCCCTCACAGGTGTTAGTTACACCCACTGTTTGGCTCGGAGCAAGTTCCCATCACCTGCGGTTTGGTGCGACATTAGATGCCGATTTAGACACGCATATTACGGTGCTTTGCGACATCGCCGTGTCTCTGCTCGATGACGGGTTCACGCGGGTTCTGTTTTTGAACGGGCATGGTGGCAACGTGGATCCGATGCGAGTCGCCGCCAGGAAGTTGCAGCCAATGTACCAGAACGCAGTCATCGCAGCTGGAAGTTACTGGGATGTTGCCGTCGCCGAACGCGAGCAACTCTTGAAAGGTGATCACAAGTTCGTCGGTCATGCTTGTGAGTTTGAAACTGCGTTGATGCTTCATGTTCGGCCGGAACTTGTTGACAAACAGTTCTGTAGCAACGCAGGCGAACTCGTACCGAGCGAAGTTGGAGACATCTTTGTGAGCCGCGATATGACTCAACGGACGCAAGCCGGTTTCACTGGACGCCCGGATCTCGCAACCGCCGAGACCGGCGAAAAACTGTTTCAAGCCATCGTCACCAACCTCGAAGCGACGATTCAATCCTTACTCTCTCAACCGCTTGGTGACAGTTACAAAGATTTCGTATCCTAA
- a CDS encoding ArsR/SmtB family transcription factor, giving the protein MANNTKTHSRSDRKVSRNRAPVSTSSIDPPDNTIPELFQAFSDRTRLRVLHLLLRGETCVGDLVSVLRLPQPRVSQQLSRLRNAGLVVGRKEGQWTHYSLAKPVSAVHEQLLKCLELCSEEIPELQVDESRADALDQDGHCCS; this is encoded by the coding sequence ATGGCTAACAACACCAAGACTCATTCAAGATCTGATCGCAAGGTCTCTCGTAATCGAGCACCCGTTAGCACGTCGTCGATTGACCCTCCCGATAACACGATACCAGAACTGTTCCAGGCATTCTCGGACCGTACGCGATTGCGAGTGTTGCACTTGTTGTTACGTGGCGAGACCTGCGTCGGCGATTTAGTCAGCGTCTTGAGGTTGCCGCAGCCACGGGTTTCTCAGCAGTTGTCTCGTCTACGCAACGCGGGATTGGTCGTGGGGCGAAAAGAAGGTCAATGGACCCACTACTCGCTGGCGAAACCAGTGTCTGCGGTTCATGAACAGTTGCTAAAGTGTCTTGAACTGTGCTCCGAGGAAATTCCGGAACTTCAGGTCGATGAGTCGCGTGCAGACGCATTGGATCAAGATGGACATTGCTGTTCGTAG
- a CDS encoding sulfatase family protein, translating into MARLMLRTTVIVFVLFSSISRASEPPNILLITADDLGTQLSCYGDPIAKTPHIDELAKHSVQFQTAYVSQASCSPSRSTMFTGLYPHGNGHYGLANANVGFQLHKELYNDLLPNVLKRAGYRTGIIGKLHVNPEKQFRFDMRQRVGFGSRQVKKQVQFARTFVSKSGDQPWFLMFNLFDPHVARDRLANGERGPQYFPDQVDGLPKSILTADDVAAWPWQQIDTPAQRKKIAGYYNCVHRIDAAIGMLNDLLHETDHWNDTLIIFLGDHGPPFTRGKTSCYEAGLRVPFLTRWPGVSQPHVSDRLVGSIDIYPTILEAAGIKLPQRLHGRSLKPVLTPSNSTDWRKTLVAEFHYHGASPFFPRRAITDGRFKLIHNIRAGELSASPSVDGDRANVMAEKLDPNHPARIAMERLKEPPEWELYDLESDPIEFINLSDDPSMDKELQRLKDALKTWQKQTHDPFTDPEFRKTVEQKYQLSSN; encoded by the coding sequence GTGGCTCGATTGATGCTTCGAACAACCGTTATCGTTTTTGTGCTGTTCTCTAGCATCAGTCGTGCTTCAGAGCCTCCAAACATCCTGTTGATTACGGCAGATGACCTGGGAACTCAGCTCTCTTGTTACGGCGATCCAATTGCCAAAACGCCTCACATTGATGAGTTGGCAAAGCATTCCGTTCAGTTTCAGACGGCGTATGTGAGTCAGGCTTCCTGTAGTCCGTCGCGTTCGACGATGTTCACCGGATTGTATCCGCATGGAAACGGTCACTATGGACTGGCAAACGCGAATGTCGGTTTTCAACTTCACAAAGAGTTATACAACGATTTGTTGCCGAATGTCCTGAAGCGGGCCGGCTATCGAACTGGCATCATCGGCAAGCTACACGTGAATCCGGAAAAACAATTCCGATTCGATATGCGGCAGCGTGTGGGATTTGGCAGTCGACAGGTCAAGAAGCAAGTCCAATTTGCACGAACTTTCGTGAGTAAATCAGGCGATCAACCTTGGTTTCTCATGTTCAATTTGTTTGATCCGCATGTGGCCCGAGACCGACTAGCAAACGGTGAACGCGGACCACAGTACTTTCCGGACCAAGTTGATGGCCTGCCGAAATCTATCCTAACAGCAGACGATGTTGCAGCATGGCCATGGCAGCAGATTGATACCCCCGCACAACGCAAAAAAATTGCCGGGTATTATAACTGTGTGCATCGGATCGATGCTGCGATTGGAATGCTGAATGACCTGTTGCACGAGACAGACCATTGGAACGACACACTGATCATCTTCTTAGGAGATCACGGACCACCATTCACTCGGGGCAAAACGAGCTGTTATGAAGCGGGACTCCGTGTGCCATTCCTGACTCGTTGGCCAGGGGTTTCACAACCTCATGTCTCTGACCGTTTGGTCGGCAGCATTGACATCTACCCCACGATCCTCGAAGCGGCAGGTATCAAACTGCCACAGCGACTCCATGGTCGCTCGCTCAAACCTGTACTAACACCTTCGAACTCGACTGATTGGCGAAAGACTTTGGTTGCGGAATTCCACTACCATGGCGCATCACCGTTCTTCCCGAGACGAGCGATTACCGATGGTCGGTTCAAATTGATCCACAACATCCGTGCCGGTGAACTATCAGCGTCCCCGTCCGTTGACGGCGACCGAGCAAATGTCATGGCGGAAAAACTCGACCCAAACCATCCCGCTCGTATCGCTATGGAGCGTCTCAAAGAACCACCAGAATGGGAACTATATGATCTTGAGAGTGACCCCATCGAATTTATCAACTTGTCAGATGATCCATCGATGGACAAGGAATTACAGCGTTTGAAAGACGCTCTCAAAACCTGGCAAAAGCAAACGCACGACCCGTTCACGGACCCAGAGTTCCGTAAAACAGTCGAGCAAAAATACCAGCTTTCATCGAACTAG
- a CDS encoding DUF1552 domain-containing protein encodes MSKNTIIDRRTWLKGAGAALALPMLDAMGWAEASDKNAFKPPVRLGFMYMPHGVIMDEFWPKDAESFLSNPPSALESLRPVLDKCLMMKGIAGVPNGPYRGAPHALELSTWLTAALPNPAKRDEISISISADQIAANALGAFTTLPSLELATMPQTWKENQAGLNEAYYSHCSFRSPTQAVPAEINPRNVLNRLFNTKEQGGGAASTGISPLDRSMLDLVLGGARDLRRNLGPTDQRKLDEYLDSVRSVERRIAAIEHRQKEAALEKAGVRSSRRHESDSPPIEIKIPEGDKRSEYMQVMCDLNVLAFQTDTTRVCTYIGSTPNGASYPELGFTDKHHSTTHHNNQPEKVNKVAAITAFNIEQFAYMVKKMASLREGDGTLLDNCIMMWGSGLEDGDRHTRANLPFILAGSGGGAIKTGQFLPDVKGNQGDLLTTILTCIGIPLDRPIGIANKQITEMTANT; translated from the coding sequence ATGAGCAAGAATACAATCATTGATCGTCGAACTTGGCTCAAAGGCGCAGGTGCCGCACTTGCCCTTCCAATGTTAGACGCAATGGGCTGGGCTGAGGCTAGCGACAAGAACGCATTCAAACCGCCCGTCCGACTCGGATTTATGTATATGCCACATGGCGTCATCATGGACGAGTTTTGGCCGAAAGATGCGGAGAGCTTCCTTTCGAATCCACCATCAGCGTTAGAGTCCTTACGTCCGGTTCTCGACAAGTGTCTGATGATGAAGGGGATTGCGGGTGTGCCGAACGGTCCTTACCGTGGTGCCCCCCACGCCCTCGAACTTTCGACCTGGCTGACTGCTGCACTGCCAAATCCTGCGAAACGCGATGAGATTAGTATCTCCATCTCCGCCGATCAGATCGCCGCCAACGCATTAGGAGCATTCACCACACTGCCATCCTTGGAACTGGCGACCATGCCGCAAACTTGGAAGGAAAACCAAGCGGGTTTGAATGAGGCCTACTATTCTCACTGTAGCTTTCGCTCACCGACCCAGGCGGTCCCGGCAGAAATCAATCCGCGAAACGTCTTGAACCGCTTGTTCAACACAAAGGAACAAGGCGGTGGAGCAGCATCCACAGGAATCAGTCCTCTAGACCGAAGCATGTTGGATCTTGTGCTAGGCGGAGCGCGGGATCTGAGACGCAACTTAGGGCCAACCGATCAACGAAAACTCGACGAATATCTAGACAGCGTTCGCTCGGTGGAACGACGAATTGCCGCTATTGAACATCGCCAAAAAGAAGCAGCATTGGAAAAAGCGGGTGTTCGTTCCAGTCGTCGTCACGAGTCAGATTCTCCTCCAATTGAGATCAAAATTCCAGAAGGCGACAAACGCAGCGAGTATATGCAGGTCATGTGTGATCTCAACGTTCTCGCATTTCAGACCGATACCACACGCGTTTGCACCTATATCGGTTCCACTCCGAATGGAGCGTCCTACCCGGAACTGGGCTTCACCGACAAACACCATTCGACAACGCATCACAATAACCAGCCCGAGAAGGTCAACAAGGTCGCAGCCATCACGGCATTCAACATCGAGCAGTTTGCCTATATGGTGAAGAAGATGGCCAGCTTGCGGGAAGGTGATGGCACGTTGCTGGACAACTGCATTATGATGTGGGGTTCCGGTCTCGAAGATGGCGACCGACACACTCGTGCGAACTTACCGTTCATCCTGGCTGGAAGTGGGGGCGGTGCTATCAAAACGGGTCAGTTCCTGCCCGACGTGAAGGGCAATCAAGGTGACTTACTTACCACCATCTTAACTTGCATCGGGATCCCACTGGACCGCCCAATCGGAATCGCCAACAAACAAATCACAGAGATGACCGCGAACACCTAG
- a CDS encoding Gfo/Idh/MocA family protein, with protein MTPRTDSTRREFLVKTAAASAAASMFTVLPSHVMGREGTSPNEKISLGVIGIGPRCTYDLKSMLKFSDVRCVAIADVQAKRRDAGKKLVDGHYQNSDCVLYRDFRELLDRKDIDAVLIATGDRWHAAASILAAKAGKDVYSEKPCGITIEDCQELADTMHREKRVFQAGTQRRSVPNFQKAVEMAHSGQLGKLHTMHASIYTPVLDNTWLPAEPQPPRDVVDWNLWLGPAAWRPYNEKYVNGKWRGQWDFDSGARLLDWGAHTVDLCQWANQADDTMPIEYEPTEENIICRYANGVKLVIDFLEDPFGDRSPHYITRLGTCPVRFVGDEGSVETGDSGEIVAKPESLAKELGSQYKRIRGLDVTAHSRDFFDCIRTREKTAANADVMRRSHIASHAAAIAWILGRKLKLDPVKEEFINDAEANLLRSRAARNWEV; from the coding sequence ATGACCCCACGAACCGATTCAACACGCCGAGAGTTTCTTGTCAAAACGGCAGCCGCATCCGCTGCAGCTTCCATGTTTACAGTGCTTCCGTCCCACGTAATGGGTCGCGAGGGCACTTCGCCGAACGAGAAAATTTCTCTGGGTGTCATCGGCATCGGTCCACGTTGCACATACGACTTGAAGTCGATGCTAAAGTTCTCGGATGTCCGTTGCGTCGCAATTGCTGACGTGCAGGCGAAACGCCGGGATGCTGGCAAGAAATTAGTCGACGGTCACTATCAAAACAGTGACTGTGTTCTATACCGGGACTTTCGCGAGTTGCTGGACCGCAAAGACATCGACGCTGTTCTGATTGCGACAGGGGATCGTTGGCACGCGGCGGCTTCGATCCTCGCGGCCAAAGCCGGCAAAGACGTCTATAGCGAGAAACCGTGCGGCATCACGATTGAAGACTGCCAAGAACTTGCGGACACTATGCATCGTGAGAAGCGCGTGTTCCAAGCCGGTACACAACGCCGGAGCGTACCGAACTTTCAGAAGGCCGTGGAAATGGCTCACTCCGGCCAACTCGGCAAGTTGCATACAATGCATGCATCGATCTATACGCCGGTGCTCGATAACACTTGGCTACCCGCAGAACCGCAACCGCCACGCGACGTTGTCGATTGGAATCTTTGGCTCGGACCGGCGGCATGGCGTCCCTACAACGAGAAGTACGTCAACGGAAAATGGCGTGGACAATGGGATTTCGATTCCGGCGCGCGACTGCTGGATTGGGGCGCGCATACCGTCGACCTGTGTCAATGGGCCAATCAAGCCGATGACACCATGCCCATTGAATACGAACCGACAGAAGAAAACATTATTTGCCGTTATGCGAATGGCGTGAAACTGGTCATCGATTTCCTTGAAGATCCATTTGGGGATCGATCACCGCACTACATAACACGTTTAGGCACCTGCCCTGTGCGTTTCGTGGGCGATGAAGGGTCGGTCGAAACCGGAGACAGCGGCGAAATTGTCGCCAAACCAGAATCGCTCGCCAAAGAGCTTGGCTCCCAATACAAACGCATCCGCGGTTTGGATGTCACAGCTCACTCGCGCGACTTCTTTGACTGCATTCGTACTCGGGAAAAGACAGCGGCAAATGCAGACGTCATGCGGCGATCACACATTGCTAGCCACGCAGCAGCCATTGCCTGGATCCTCGGACGCAAACTCAAACTCGATCCCGTCAAAGAAGAATTCATCAACGACGCCGAAGCAAACCTCTTGCGTTCCCGCGCGGCACGCAACTGGGAGGTCTAG
- a CDS encoding SDR family oxidoreductase, which produces MTATTKTAIVTGGSGAIGSEICRRLASDGFNVVVHYSTDQRSAESVVADIESAGGTAFSMDADVRQESEVTQLFAEAIQRFGGVDVVVVNAGTITSGPIAECTMQDFDQVHAVNSRGAFLTIREAARHVRDDGRILFVSSQLAERPRLGTGIYSATKAAIDAMLVSLSKEVGNRGIAVNSIRPGATSPGMVDQRTEAEKQEFADLSAFDRLGTPTDIAAVASFLASSEGGWITGQQIRADGGMSN; this is translated from the coding sequence ATGACTGCAACGACTAAGACGGCAATCGTAACGGGTGGCTCAGGTGCAATTGGCAGCGAAATTTGCCGACGTCTTGCGTCGGACGGATTCAATGTCGTTGTCCATTACAGCACGGACCAACGTTCTGCCGAATCCGTTGTCGCTGACATCGAGTCTGCGGGCGGCACTGCATTTTCAATGGACGCGGATGTTCGCCAGGAGTCGGAGGTCACACAACTATTTGCCGAAGCGATTCAACGGTTTGGTGGTGTCGACGTGGTGGTCGTGAACGCAGGAACGATCACGAGCGGCCCAATTGCCGAATGCACCATGCAGGATTTTGATCAGGTTCACGCAGTCAACTCGCGTGGTGCCTTTCTAACGATTCGCGAAGCAGCGCGACACGTGCGAGACGACGGCCGGATCCTATTCGTTTCATCGCAGCTTGCGGAACGGCCTCGCCTCGGTACGGGCATCTACTCTGCGACGAAAGCCGCCATCGATGCCATGTTAGTTTCACTCTCCAAAGAAGTTGGCAATCGTGGGATTGCCGTCAATAGTATCCGCCCTGGTGCGACTAGCCCAGGTATGGTCGATCAGCGTACCGAAGCCGAAAAACAAGAGTTTGCTGACCTATCGGCATTTGACCGACTCGGAACACCAACCGATATCGCAGCTGTTGCTTCGTTCTTGGCTAGCAGTGAGGGCGGCTGGATAACTGGTCAACAGATCCGAGCTGATGGCGGGATGTCCAATTAG
- a CDS encoding DUF1592 domain-containing protein, whose product MSAARVKAHDMPPDGLDQPTAEERQMFAEWLDKIKYLSPKNPGPFVIRRLTKTEYGNTLRDLLGVDPNIVDSLPDEVSGAGYLNSLSPLQLEQYLSIADQALAEVFGPDNPQPTDLQLRLLGEPPGKDDDTRIVTQEIAKSLAKKAYRRPPTDAEIKVLMDVYDLGRRNKLEHQTALRLMLKAMLVSPQFLFITPADEFRDEATIVPLDDYQLASRLSYLLWATMPDDELMALADSKKLHEPAVLKSQVKRMLDDPRSRALFDGFGAQWLGLGDLKTKTFDPEKFPQMTSDMRSAMYDEVRLFFQDIVRENRSVATFLDSDYTFLNEDLAKIYGLQESIIGPDMRKVQLADKNRGGILGMPGILAATSFPNRTSPVIRGVWVLEQVLGDHVPSAPPNVPALEKQDQTSVAELTLRERTELHRKDPVCANCHRLLDPIGFGLENFDAIGRWRNQDEHGHAIDASGELPGGNHFSSPHELKAIIAKRLDDFSRNFVEKLLAYALCRNLVGYDEIVVDDLMREIAEDDYRMQTLITAVVTSYPFTHRQTK is encoded by the coding sequence ATGTCTGCCGCCAGGGTGAAAGCTCACGATATGCCGCCAGACGGTTTGGACCAACCGACGGCGGAAGAACGTCAGATGTTCGCAGAGTGGCTGGACAAGATTAAGTATCTCAGCCCCAAAAATCCCGGGCCATTCGTGATTCGACGGCTCACAAAGACGGAATACGGAAATACACTACGCGATCTGTTAGGCGTTGATCCGAACATTGTTGATAGTCTTCCGGATGAGGTAAGCGGCGCAGGATACTTAAATTCACTCTCGCCACTTCAGCTTGAGCAATACCTTTCGATTGCCGATCAAGCACTTGCCGAAGTTTTTGGACCAGACAATCCCCAACCCACAGACCTGCAACTACGACTCTTGGGCGAGCCTCCTGGCAAGGACGATGACACACGAATAGTAACTCAAGAGATCGCCAAGTCACTCGCGAAAAAGGCATACCGTCGTCCGCCAACCGATGCAGAAATCAAAGTCCTAATGGACGTCTACGACCTAGGCCGACGAAACAAACTTGAGCATCAAACTGCCTTGCGATTGATGCTCAAGGCGATGCTTGTTTCTCCTCAGTTTCTCTTCATCACTCCAGCGGATGAGTTTCGCGACGAAGCGACGATTGTTCCGCTCGACGACTACCAACTCGCATCGCGGTTATCGTATCTGCTATGGGCCACGATGCCAGACGATGAGTTGATGGCACTCGCCGATTCCAAGAAACTACATGAGCCAGCCGTCCTCAAGAGCCAAGTCAAACGAATGCTCGACGACCCTCGTTCGCGAGCCCTCTTCGACGGCTTTGGAGCCCAGTGGCTTGGACTTGGCGACTTGAAAACGAAAACGTTCGACCCGGAAAAATTCCCGCAAATGACGAGCGACATGCGTTCGGCGATGTACGACGAAGTGCGTCTGTTCTTCCAAGATATTGTTCGTGAGAATCGCAGCGTCGCGACGTTTCTTGATAGCGACTACACATTTCTCAACGAAGACCTCGCCAAGATCTATGGGTTGCAGGAGTCGATCATCGGACCTGACATGAGAAAGGTTCAACTGGCCGATAAAAACCGTGGTGGCATTCTGGGCATGCCGGGGATTCTTGCCGCGACCTCATTTCCGAATCGCACGAGCCCGGTCATTCGGGGTGTTTGGGTGCTGGAACAGGTCCTCGGCGATCATGTACCGTCGGCTCCCCCCAATGTGCCGGCTCTGGAGAAACAGGATCAAACCTCGGTTGCAGAACTGACACTCCGCGAGCGTACCGAATTACATCGCAAAGATCCGGTCTGTGCGAATTGCCATCGATTGCTCGATCCGATCGGATTTGGTCTCGAAAACTTCGACGCGATCGGCCGATGGAGAAATCAAGACGAACACGGTCATGCGATTGATGCGTCTGGTGAACTTCCCGGTGGAAATCATTTTTCGAGCCCTCACGAATTAAAGGCTATCATCGCGAAACGACTTGATGACTTTTCACGTAATTTCGTTGAGAAGCTGCTAGCCTACGCGTTGTGTCGAAATCTCGTTGGATATGATGAGATAGTTGTCGACGACTTGATGCGTGAGATCGCCGAGGATGACTACCGAATGCAGACACTCATCACGGCAGTCGTCACGAGTTATCCATTTACGCACCGCCAGACCAAGTAG
- a CDS encoding ABC transporter permease has protein sequence MNLRTLVWRELFERKGQMLTIVVGILLGITTVVAIQNITFYSEKAVAVELDRLGANVLILPKSVSLQDYYAADMHQEVIPEEYVMRLTLSELQGVDNLSPKLCVPVELHGRKYPLTGILPKSEFQAKAAWAGAGIFSRPIGCGALELETENAQEDRKDLVRNRVIKDLAKDEILVGSDLAETQQLMEGESVELLGESFKVIAVLPETGTVDDSRIFAHLHQVQDLTGQGPVVNCIEVVGCCKEISAGLVEGVNELLPDAKVVTIKQVVDTQVKVHHMMERLSLIFVAIIVVVGGAGIANFMFANVSERRREIGTLMAMGAQSRLIQRLFLAKALVLGFAGGVGGFVIGTMLAVTLGPKLAGVPVLPMPMLSLWAIAISVGVALVASYIPARRAAMLDPVTTFREI, from the coding sequence ATGAATCTTCGCACTCTAGTGTGGCGCGAATTATTTGAACGCAAAGGCCAGATGCTCACGATCGTTGTGGGAATCCTGCTGGGCATCACCACCGTTGTTGCTATTCAGAATATTACTTTCTATTCCGAAAAAGCGGTCGCGGTTGAACTCGATCGCCTCGGCGCAAACGTATTGATTTTGCCGAAATCCGTTTCACTTCAGGACTACTATGCCGCTGACATGCATCAGGAAGTGATTCCTGAAGAGTATGTCATGCGGCTGACGTTATCAGAGTTGCAAGGAGTCGATAATCTCTCACCAAAACTCTGTGTTCCCGTTGAGCTACACGGGCGCAAGTATCCGCTGACAGGCATACTGCCGAAGAGTGAATTCCAGGCCAAGGCGGCTTGGGCAGGTGCGGGGATTTTTTCACGTCCTATTGGCTGTGGGGCGTTGGAGTTGGAGACCGAAAACGCTCAGGAAGACCGGAAAGATCTTGTGCGGAATCGAGTCATCAAAGATCTTGCCAAGGACGAGATCTTGGTTGGTTCTGACCTGGCTGAGACCCAACAATTGATGGAAGGGGAGAGTGTCGAACTTCTCGGCGAGTCGTTCAAGGTCATTGCTGTTTTGCCAGAAACTGGCACTGTTGATGACTCACGAATTTTTGCTCATCTACACCAAGTACAGGACCTGACGGGCCAAGGGCCAGTTGTCAATTGCATTGAAGTTGTTGGTTGTTGCAAGGAGATTTCTGCCGGGCTCGTCGAGGGGGTGAATGAGTTGCTCCCCGACGCGAAGGTGGTGACTATCAAGCAAGTCGTTGATACTCAGGTCAAAGTCCATCACATGATGGAGCGGCTTTCACTGATATTTGTCGCGATTATTGTCGTTGTTGGCGGGGCGGGTATTGCAAACTTTATGTTTGCGAATGTCTCGGAGCGTCGTCGAGAAATTGGCACTCTCATGGCAATGGGAGCACAGTCGCGACTCATTCAACGATTGTTCCTTGCCAAAGCCTTAGTCTTGGGATTTGCAGGTGGTGTGGGAGGCTTTGTTATCGGCACTATGTTAGCCGTCACTCTAGGGCCAAAGCTTGCCGGTGTCCCTGTGCTGCCAATGCCAATGCTTTCCCTGTGGGCAATTGCAATTTCCGTGGGCGTTGCTCTGGTCGCTAGTTACATTCCAGCTCGACGGGCTGCTATGCTCGACCCTGTCACAACCTTTCGGGAGATTTAG
- a CDS encoding ABC transporter ATP-binding protein, with product MLSMEHVSKNYTLRKQKVPGLIDASIEIERGDFVSLVGPSGSGKSTLLLMLGGMLSPTSGRITLDGHSVYDRTADQRAELRQQYIGYVFQTFNLVPYLTALENVQIPMFLASVPKSEQHSRAEELLRRVGLGDRMHHKPTELSVGQQQRVALARMLSNDPAVILADEPTGNLDPETASQVIGFFEEFNEEGRTIVMVTHDPNAAKRAKRMVRLTEGRLVGELLSTATSRIA from the coding sequence ATGTTGAGCATGGAACATGTCAGCAAGAACTACACGCTTCGGAAGCAGAAAGTCCCTGGGCTTATCGATGCTTCGATTGAGATTGAGCGAGGGGACTTCGTATCACTGGTTGGTCCTAGTGGGAGTGGCAAAAGCACACTCCTATTGATGCTGGGGGGGATGCTATCGCCGACTTCAGGGCGCATTACACTCGATGGTCATTCGGTCTATGATCGTACGGCGGACCAACGAGCTGAGCTGCGTCAGCAATACATCGGTTATGTATTCCAAACCTTCAATCTAGTGCCGTATCTGACGGCTTTGGAAAATGTGCAAATACCGATGTTCTTGGCATCTGTACCGAAGTCTGAGCAACACTCGCGGGCTGAAGAATTACTACGCCGAGTTGGACTAGGCGATCGCATGCATCACAAACCGACTGAGTTGAGCGTGGGGCAGCAACAGCGGGTCGCACTCGCCCGCATGCTTTCCAATGATCCCGCGGTCATACTCGCTGATGAGCCAACAGGCAACCTCGATCCGGAGACGGCTTCGCAGGTGATTGGCTTCTTCGAGGAGTTCAACGAAGAAGGCCGTACGATCGTCATGGTTACTCACGACCCCAATGCTGCGAAGCGTGCGAAACGGATGGTCCGCCTCACTGAAGGGCGGCTCGTGGGTGAGTTGCTATCGACAGCGACATCACGAATCGCATAA